Part of the Myxocyprinus asiaticus isolate MX2 ecotype Aquarium Trade chromosome 17, UBuf_Myxa_2, whole genome shotgun sequence genome, ctttttaaagatgtctaatTTTGATGAGCTTCTGCAACATGCTGGGGATTTCAGATTATATCAGAAAAGAATATCGCTCTTAGGGTCTCTCCCTATTTTGCTACTCGCATTTGTGTTACTTGGGGTTGTGTTCTTGGGATATATGCCGGCTCACTGGAGTAAAAGTGCTTGTGTCCTAAAGAAATGTGATTTCTCAGAAGAGGATGTGTGGGATTTGACAGTTCCCCACACTGGTCCGCACGGCGGGGTCAGTAAATGTGTGAAATTTATCGCGCTCACTTGCAATATTTCCATAGACTGGTCCATATTTACCAACAACACTCATCTGTCCTCATGTGACGAGGGGTGGACTGTTAACGAGAACCAGAGCACTATTGTAACAGAGGTGAGAATGGCTGTTTTAACAGCACTACTTCAGAAAAGTAGATTAACTAATTATTTAGATGTACCATCTACCCAAATGCATTTGTGCTTGCACTTTTGCATGGAACTGATCAATGTTTACACCACAAACTAGAGCACAGCTCGTAAGTAAAGAGTATGGAGtagatgcaatttttttttagaatgctCTACCTCTTACCAGTTGACActtattattaatttgtattgtattaacccttgtgcgtcaataacaaaaagttactcagaggtccttagaggacaaaaatgtatgcgtcaaaaaaactgccataataatattatataggttattaatattattttcaactttcaatgagctatttttttttaaccagcatcagtcctgataataactaccaaatattcattcattttcaggattttaaccctttaaatggcagTTAGTTTATATAatgctactgttgtttttataaaaaaaaaaaaaaaaataaaataaaaaaaaatatatatatatatatatatatatatatatatatatatatatatatatatatatatacatattccatatactaaatgctaagtggattttttttttttttttttaatcaactgaaccaacatcagtcctgatcataactaccaaatattcattcatttacaggattttaaccctttaaatgccagttttatTACATAACGCCACtgctgtttttacacacacacacacacacacacacacacacacacacacacacacacacacaaatttctcaatacacacatacaaaacacactctgacatccataccaacacacccacacaatgtTAGTGACATCATTTATtaaactggcctgcagtgctctataatacagcaaacagaaaataggaaaaagcttgtatttgctccataggctaaacatgagaaaaatggcgccatctggtggaaaatataaaaaatttaaattttgaagccagggctctggaatgaaagcataataatatcatagaattcatgattttatgctttaatggcactgggatcaattattgcagttttaatgggtttcaatggggacattttagtcctgaaggtcctgagtgtaactattttttgTACACAGTgtaatagatgtattataggaactgaagttgaaatatcaaaattcccccagaAATACACACCATTGGctaaatttatgccattggcattaacagccaaaatgacaaaattgaaaaagacaaaaatgtcccgaaggtcgcacttgtattcatagacatttgcattgagctggtctctgcttctctacctcataaatttgcactccataaaaatctttattttatatactcatatatatttatatatattgctatttgtacttctggttagatgctaactgcatttcattggctccgtacttgtactctgcacaatgacaataaagtcgaatctaatgtaatctaatttaaacaagggttaaacattttttatagCTATATAAAAGTGCTATAtgcagaatgaaaattctctcatcatttactcaccctcatgccatcccagatgtgtatgactttctttcttctgcagcacacaaatgaagatttttagaagaatatctcaactctgttggcccatacaatgcaagtgaaaggtggccagaactttgaaggtccaaaaagcatataaagccaacataaaagtaatccatatgactccagtagttaaatccatgtcttcagaagctatatgataggtgtgggagagaaacagatcaatatttaaaggaatattttgggttcaatacatgttaaggtcaatcgacagcatttgtggcataatgctgattaccacaaaaattattttgacttgtcgctccttttcttaaaaaaaaaaaaaaagcaaaaatcaaggttacagtgagacacttacaatggaagtgaacagggaCAATTTATGGagtgtttaaagacagaaatgggaagtttataattttataaatacacttacattaattcttctgttaagctcagctattatttgagctgtaaagttgtttaaatttgaatttttatagtcattttagggttctaggttttgttgacattacattgtcatggcaaagaagttgtaaaattggctatgactttacacagaaaaggttattaagtgattttatcactataaaatcatgttaccaaTAATCTccactccactttcacattcttctacttttgtttttggctatttgcattctttgtgcatattgccacctactgggcagggaggagaatttatagtaaaaaaggacttaaatattgatctgtttctcacccacacctatcatatctcttctgaagacatggatttaacaactggagtcttatggattattttatgctgcctttatgtgctttttggatcttgaacttgtattgcatggacctacagagctgaaatattattctaaaaatcttcgtttgtgttcagcagaagaaagaaagtcatatacatcatggatggcatgagggtgagtaaataaagagagaatttccatttttgggtgaaccgtcCCTTTAATATGAGTGTTTCCTTCATGTATCACAGTTTTCATTGGTCTGTGAAGACTCCTGGCTTGCAGACCTAAACCAGGTATCCTTAGCAGGAGGCTTCTTTCTAGGTGCCATAGTCACGGGATACCTAGCTGACAGGTTTGATTAAATGATTTAGGACCACATGTACTGCCATGTTATTTAGTCTGGTATGTTCTGAGTTTAAATGTGAAAGGTTAAGTGAAACATTGTAGTGAATTTATTTGTTAATATGCCCTACTCTTTCCTACAGGTTTGGAGTCTCAGGGATTTGCATCATATTTTCACTTACTACCCCCTGCTCCTGTTCTTCAGATGCTTGCAAGGATTTTTCGCCAAAAGGGCATGGACCACCACATATGTGCTTGGTGGGTTGCATGCAGGATGCTGTTGTTGTATGCTGTGGAGATCCTGCTTTACTATAAACATTAGGAAATTTGTTGAATGCATGCATTTTAATGACAAAGTTAGGTCAGAACTCTAAATCAGGAGCCAGATATTACAACATGGTCATTTATAAAATACAATTGAAAAATTAtcataaataaattatgcaaGTATCTAAGCAAAACAAGTAGGCAATAGCGTTTGTATCAATTCAGACATTTCAATTCGATTTGCTTCCAAATTTAGAAGCTCTCGATTCCATTCAGTTCTGATTTCAGTTCAATACAATTTCGATTCTTATAggtatattttagttaaaatGTCCACTTTGCATACATGAAAAAATCTCtcttagctaatgctgttaaagggaaagtttacccaaaaataacaattctctcattatttactcatgccaATCCACATGTGTatggcttactttcttctgcagaacacaacgaaGATAttaagaagaatatatcagctctgtaggtccatacaatgcaagtcaacagggtccaaaactttgaagttcaaaagcacataaaggcagcataaaaataatcaaaatgactccagtggttaaatccatgtcttcagaagtcatatgatagctgtgggtgaaaaaaatctatatttcagtctttttttataataaattctctTCTCTGCCCAGTAGATGACTGGTTACCCTTGCAACCAGTCATTTCAGTCTTAACTTGAACAGTTTTAACTCAATCAGTAGACAACTGGCTGTGGAGCATTTAGTTTGCAAGCTtgtgtttataatgtgttttcccTTTTTAAAACAGTTATCGAATTTTTTTGATGAAACAACAGGAAATTTGTCTCTGTTGTGTCCCGTACTCTACTCGTTGGGTTTGGTGCTGCTTCCTGCTCTAGCATATTACATTACTGTTTTAGGGCTTGGACACCCAATCTGGTAATTCTAGTTCAGTAGAGCTAAAATTAGATTAGATTTTATAACTTTTATAACAGCATTTTATTTTCGATTCAGACTATAAATTCAGATAAATATATATTACTATTCTTGTATATCCAAACAAAGCTTACTCAAATTCACTCTGGGCTTCTAGCAAATGCATGCAATTTTCAGAATAGTAATAATTTCCAGTTTAAATGTCATTAAATAGCTTTGGAGTTTAGGATGTTCACTGTATTGTAAACTGTATTGGTACAGCAACTGGTTAGGACCAAGAATCATTTTCAATGCTAAATTAAGAAAGATTTTTAAGCTTGATTGGCCAAATTGGGGCATGATCGACCCTTTTGTGTGAAATGAGGTTAGCCTTTGAACTACTGTGTGTTAATGGGGCAAACAACCCCCAGCAATCCCCTTTTAGACTGAATGCTTAACAGGCTGGAAAATAAATCAGTGGCAGACATTTGACATGAGAATAACGCAAAGATTGGTGGAGTAAacctccacagctctggctggatCATTTGAAATTGCTAGACACTTATTACAAGCAAactaaaacaaacaatgaagcaaAAGCGAAGAAATGCTCTTGATTCGGGACATGCTGAGATAGGTCCAGAGGAAAACAGGAGAGCATTCGTCAATGGAATTCAAACCGACTCGGCCTGTTTGAGATCACCGAACCTGATGAGGtacattgttttttctttctgtgaGATTATCTTCAAAGACGTTTTGAAATGTAAAACCTACAATATTTCAATTGTTGGGGTTATGAGTAGagaattaaattacaaaatgttCAGCACACATGGAAAGTTAAAGCAGCTTTTGTTTTAATTGGCTTATGACAGCTGAAAGAATAATTAAGACTTACAGAAGTTCTCATTTTTTGATATCTACTATGTTTATAGCATATTTTGGTGCTGTAACAGTAATGACAGCCAAtgtttcatatactgtacatttatataaCATCTTTTTCTCTCATTTTAGGACTCTATATTTCATGGAATTATTCGCTTCTACCTTCAAGACAATGTTTCTGGGAACTGTGCCACTCAATGCATTTGTATTTCAAGCGCGTCTACCACACAAGAGGTCATTAAAACTCTGCTGGAGAAATTTCAACTTGATGAAGCCTTGCATCATTTTCCATATTGCTTGTATGAGGTCTTCGGAAATGAAGGTGAGCACAGGATTGAATTTATGCCGGAAATGTTGAGTTTACAAATGCAATACATACATGCTTCTGTCATTCAATAAACCTTGTTTTTGGCATTTAGAGGGAAGACAGCTGCATCTTTCAGAAAAAGCCCTTGGTGGTTCAACTCAACTGGGCCAAAAACAACACAGATGGCCGATTTGTCTTGAGGAATGACTCATGGCTGCTGTATGACTATACATTTTCAAGTCTGTGTCACTGTCATGCTGACAGACTCATTAAGGTAGCATCTCCAAATATGTGAGATGCATTAGTTTCAGGATTTTGAAATGTACTTAaaacaacttttttattttttaagaagggCTGTTTGAAAACTAAGGAAAAAGATGGCGTAATTGAGAATTTCAAAAGGACATTATCAAGGAAGTAGAAGACAAAGAAGAAACAGAAGGAAAAACAACTTTCTAACAGTCACACACTGGAGAAAGATGAACGTAAAACAAACAGGTGGGTAATAACATTTTAGCTGAACAAGAAAAGGCTAACCTAAAAGAGATGCTTAACTAAAAAgacaaatgtaaacattttagcaGATGTCCTCCCTAAACATGAACATAGTTTGTACTTAATCCTTTAAGACAATGAATACAATTGTAGCGGTCACATATTTATTAACTTTAGtttatactatatactgtatatatatatatatatatatatatatatatatatatatatatatatatatatgtacacttgCGGCCaagagtttggaataatgtacagattttgctcttattgaaagaaattggtacttttattcaccaaagtggcattcagctgatcacagtgtatagtcaggacattaatacaGTAACATGAAAAatttctattacaatttgaaaaacaatgttcagaacttcttagacttcttctcatcaaaaaatcctccatgtgcagcaatgacagctttgcagatccttggcattctagctgtcagtttgtccagatactcaggtgacatttcaccccacacttcctgtagcacttgccatagatgtgactgtcttgtcgggcacttctcacgcacctgaCAGTCTAGCtggtcccacaaaagctcaatggggttaagatccataacactcttttccaattatctgttgtccaatgtctgtgtttctttgcccacttgaaccttttctttttgtttttctgtttcaaaagtggctttttctttgtaatacaTTCGTTAATCCTGACTCAATAAAAGTTTACAGAGATGTAAACATCTCTCTGAGGTTCACTGTAGTCACAGATTTATTGATCTGTATTTCAGATGAAGATTCTTTCTTGCTTGCTGTGGTAAATGGCATCAACAGTTCCACAATCTACTTCAAGCTCTCACCAGCATATATGTGTTTATCTGGTTGGGCGATTTCTAACTAGCCAATCAGAGCAGAGGAATAAAACCCGTCAACAGACTGAACAGAAGATCTGCAGAATATTTGACAAGAGTTTGCGTTTGATACAAgatttcagtttcattttccCATTTTCCCGatgtttccaggttttccatgatggTGGGATCGACGATGAAAGAATTAAAGATTCTTGTGTCTGTATTTCCCATGTAGATACAGAGGAACATCACATTGGCTCTTGCCTTCTGGATGGCCAACACATCTGAGCTCCTTAACTTCATCAGACAGGATCAGGATCTGTCTCTCATCACACCCCAGCAAATAAAGAAtctttttcattttgcatttgtttttcagAGGGCGTATTGAACACTCTCATAAAGACCATGAACTTGCTCGTGAGATGTCGGGTTGACTCTGCTCTCAGCATCCAGCTGTTTTCTGAACTCTTCTACTTCATGGGCAACTGGCTCCTGAACAGGCTCACTGGGGCTGTGCCGGGATCTACACTGTGCTCACACTACTGGGGCAAAACTCTATGGCAGCGTCTGAGGCACGTAGAGGCCTGGGCAGAGAGAGAGGGACTGGAGCTGGCAGTTGACTGGCATCTTAGCTGCGTAATCCAGGTATAGTAGGGCTGTTAGGTCCATTGAATGTGCATAGTTAGAATAGCAATATAAAAAGACAAATCAGTGttcaaaagggaggagaaaaaacattagttaaatgttttgttgtttacgtcaaaggctgtgcatccaatcatCGTCACTTTGTAGAAGCTAACCAAATTACGCacatgccaacatggacaggttgtgtgacatgccctcatcttcAAAAACCATGAATTTatgagttcactggttcatatagtccttgagcccattaaagggacagttcatccaaaaattaaaattctctaatttactcacactcatgccatcccagatgtgtataactttctttcttctgctgaatacaaacaaagatttttagaagaatatctcagctctgtaggtccatacaatgcaagttaatgggaaccaaaactttgtagctccaaaaagcacataaaggctgcatgaAAGTAATGCAtacgactccagtgcttaaatccatatcttcagaagcgatatgataagtgtggttgagaaacagataaagtccttttttactatatatctccactttcacttacacattctgGTCACCTGATACTCATCATTCTATGCCCATATAAACATAATTTCATATTCACATTGTAATCCAATTGCATTAGCGCCGtaaaattagttttagttttgtgaattgcatttgtactCGGCTTCAAAAACGTAAATGAAGGCATTTTTAATTTAGTAACAACTTTGGGGCTGTTTTTGTGACGTTGATTCTCAGATATAACTGGTTTGATATCTTACCACACATGGATGGCATTCGAAAAAATACCGAAATTGCATGACAACGTTTGTGTAACATGGCCCAGAAACCTGTCCATATTTCTAGAAACTCCCATAATAAATGACTTTTTAAATGACGTCACAATGgtcaagtcagagctttcatagaattctgagGTTTGTAATTTTGtaacttgtaattacgagttccaCGAAGACGTGGACAACTTTTACGAGTCGGAATCTCATACTTACGGTATCTACACAAGATATAAGACAATATAACCAAGACAAAGAAACAAGGTTAATCATTGTTTGTACTGATCAGTGTTTTTTGTACCACAAATATTTGGTTGCTAATGCAAAAAAGGTTACAGAGGAGTAGACAAACAGATGCCGATGCAGGATAAGTcaagaaaaattatgaaaaatgtcatttattttatttagctgGCGCTTTGAACTATAATTTAGATCAAAAGCAAAAGACTCATCCTGGTCTGTATTATGATGGTTATTTCCTTAAAAATGATAAGAACTCTTCTGTTGTCCCCCCTCAGGCAACAATGGTTCTGACCATGACTATTTATTCTACACAAGACGCTCAGACAATTCAGTCCACATGCTACAAGTTGAACTCTCTGCAGTTATGGGCATTGATGAGCAAATACCGCTATGCCCCAAATCAACCCCACTTTCCACCAGTAAGTTGAGGAAAAGCACACTACATGGTCAAAATTATGCATACACCTCCTAATAATTTACAAGTTTAGGCCAGATCCTTTAAAATATGTGGCATGGgtgggcgtggtcatgtgtcagtctgcgggagagggagagtggtaaggatcGTCACCTAGGTTATGATTACTCTAGCACCTGTCTctgattatagtgatggtggagagagacctgaaaaggcatgcccccccatgccacaattcCATTGAAGACAAATCTCAATTTTATGGCATTCATTGACATTCTAGAGAATTGTGTGCTACCAACTCTGTAGCAACAGTTTAGGaagagcccttttctgttccagcatgacagtacCCCAAATTTAAGTACATAAggg contains:
- the slc22a3 gene encoding LOW QUALITY PROTEIN: solute carrier family 22 member 3 (The sequence of the model RefSeq protein was modified relative to this genomic sequence to represent the inferred CDS: inserted 3 bases in 2 codons; substituted 5 bases at 5 genomic stop codons), which codes for MSNFDELLQHAGDFRLYQKRISLLGSLPILLLAFVLLGVVFLGYMPAHWSKSACVLKKCDFSEEDVWDLTVPHTGPHGGVSKCVKFIALTCNISIDWSIFTNNTHLSSCDEGWTVNENQSTIVTEFSLVCEDSWLADLNQVSLAGGFFLGAIVTGYLADRFDXMIXDHMYCHVIXSGMFGVSGICIIFSXYYPLLLFFRCLQGFFAKRAWTTTYVLVIEFFXXNNRKFVSVVSRTXYSLGLVLLPALAYYITVLGLGHPIW